Proteins encoded by one window of bacterium:
- the nuoH gene encoding NADH-quinone oxidoreductase subunit NuoH, with product MNELLLLILEKAGFAVILFSAIMGLASYATLAERRIASWMQDRIGPNRAGPWGLLQPAADGIKFFLKEEMIPANVHKIFYIIAPGIAAIPPILLTAAIPWGNKIILFGREISLQMIDVNAGLLFVFAFASIGIYGVMLGGWASNNKFSLMGSLRASSQVISYELAQGTAVVGVLLLAGTLSLREIVEQQDTFAKWYIWRQPIGFFIFFVASLAECARMPFDLPESENELVGGYHTEYSSMKFGLFQVSEYIHMIVASSLMATLYLGGWQVPFMTVSAQPTLFESLLGVGAIVTKTLLFIFVFMWLRWTLPRFRYDQLMRLGWKVLLEGAFIWVIITAILVLAWPFYTTWF from the coding sequence ATGAACGAACTTTTACTCCTCATCCTTGAGAAAGCCGGATTCGCCGTGATTCTATTCTCGGCAATCATGGGGCTTGCCTCCTATGCGACGCTCGCTGAGCGCCGGATAGCCTCATGGATGCAGGATCGGATTGGCCCCAATCGCGCCGGTCCGTGGGGACTGCTACAGCCCGCCGCCGATGGTATCAAATTCTTCTTGAAAGAAGAAATGATTCCGGCAAACGTTCACAAAATCTTCTACATCATTGCGCCCGGTATCGCCGCCATTCCTCCGATTTTATTGACTGCGGCAATTCCCTGGGGCAATAAAATCATTCTCTTTGGCCGAGAAATATCGCTCCAGATGATCGATGTCAATGCCGGATTGCTCTTTGTTTTCGCCTTTGCGTCGATTGGCATCTATGGCGTGATGTTGGGCGGGTGGGCGTCGAACAACAAGTTTTCCTTGATGGGGAGCCTGAGGGCGAGCAGCCAGGTTATTAGTTACGAATTGGCGCAAGGAACCGCCGTCGTTGGCGTACTACTACTTGCCGGAACGCTGTCGCTTCGTGAGATTGTAGAGCAACAGGACACTTTTGCGAAATGGTACATCTGGCGGCAGCCGATTGGATTCTTCATTTTCTTTGTCGCGTCGCTTGCCGAATGTGCGCGGATGCCGTTCGACTTACCGGAGTCGGAAAATGAATTGGTTGGCGGCTACCATACTGAATACAGCTCGATGAAATTCGGTCTCTTTCAGGTCTCCGAATACATTCACATGATTGTTGCTTCCTCGCTGATGGCGACGCTCTATCTTGGCGGTTGGCAAGTCCCATTCATGACGGTTTCTGCACAACCGACGCTATTTGAGTCGTTGCTCGGCGTTGGTGCGATCGTTACGAAAACGCTGTTGTTCATTTTCGTTTTTATGTGGTTGCGTTGGACCTTACCGCGCTTCCGGTACGATCAGTTAATGCGGTTAGGTTGGAAAGTGTTATTGGAAGGTGCCTTTATCTG